One Dunckerocampus dactyliophorus isolate RoL2022-P2 chromosome 6, RoL_Ddac_1.1, whole genome shotgun sequence genomic window, GTACCTGTTATGAATTAAATCACAGCTGAAGCAAacgtggtaaaaaaaaaatcaaatttgttTCATgtagaaagaaaacaaagatgACAAATAGTGCGATGATGCTTCACCCTGTTGCGAACATTAGCTTCAAACTCTGTCATTGTCTCGATGTCTCACAGGGTCTCAAAAAGCTTTGATATTTTCTTGGCTTCACTGCTCTTCAGCTCGACGCGCGTTCAAGACACCAGAGTACCGGCACGGGCACGCGCGAGAGAGGGGGTGAAATGAACGCGCGCACACGTACGTCCCacagtacatccatccattttctataccgcttctggGTCGCGGGCGTCCCACAGTACAGTGCTAATGAAATGATCAGAAATGCTTTGTTTACAAATAGAAATGAAACAATTAATCTTTTTGATTGCCAATAAATAATTCAGCTTTTCATGATGGTCCTTTACGTTAAACTTGAAGTGAACATGCAGGAAGCACATGACCGGACAGTGAACATAGTGGGTCATTTATGTTGAATGTTTCAATTGATATATTTATTGAAACAAGTATGAGGCAAGagctttgggaaaaaaaatgttttttttatttacagaaCACAAAGTTAAAAACTTAGACAATGGTTCTATTGATGGTGAATGGCAAACAAGCCAAAAAACACcaagacaacaaaaacaaaaaacattaaaaaaaaacataaaaatgtgcgAGAGTCTCTTAGCCGTCAAAGACGGCTGCCTATTTCTTGGCAAACGTGATCTTCATGGCGCACGTAGCTGTGATCCTGAACCCCTGCAAGGCGTCTTTCGCCACGCCTGCCTGCATGTCGCCTTCAAACTCTACAAATGCGATGTCGTGCTTCCCGGGAACCAGACGCACTTCTCTGAAGCCTGGaaacctgacacacagacacacacacacaataaataaaacacaaataaccgTACACCCATAATGAATCACACACACGCTATACTCACTGGTTGAAGAGCATGGACAGCATCATTTCGTTGGTCTCCTCAGGCAGGTTGCTAAGGAACAGGATGTAGTTTGGCGGGTTGTCAGGCACCTGTGGCGTCATCAGTGACGGGTTAGAGTGAATGTGCTATGACCCCATGCTGTCTTGAAGCTATGATAGCGTGTCAACATACCTGCATTGGTGGCATGTGCATGGGAACTGCTGGCACCtgaagacaaaacaacaaacattagAATCACGACAGGAAGTGAGTGACCACATGACAACAGGAAGTCGCTCACCAAGGCTGTTTTCTTGGCTGCGTTAGCCGCCGGCTCCTGaggctttttcttcttttccttcttcttATCTCTATCGCCGTGAGCACCTTTCACTTTGGTGATGACCTCAGAGTCAGTCTTGGCATACTGTATCCTCTGCAACAACAggaaaatgtcaggaaaatgaCTGCAAATAGGGTGGCCGTGTCACTCTGTACCATGGGCTTGTTGTAGAAGGGGAAGCCTTGCAGCTGCCTGAGCGCGTTGGTGGCGGCAGCAAGCTCTTTGAAGACGACAAAGGCTTGGCCCCTCATCTTCATTGTCTTCATGGCCACGATCTCCACGATCTGGCCGAACTGCGAGAAGAGCGCATAGAGCGAACGCTTCAACTCTGCGGGAGAATGCGTCGTCAGTAAGCCACgctttgtcattatttttaaaaaactagactttttttttttgcctatcatccacaatcctcatgtgaaacatgaccacacgtctttctcaTTTCTGTACGTTCCAAACAGAGAAAAatagctagcatgtgggagctaacaatgcatgcaAACTGAATacacctatttcaactataaagctgtaaaaaaaaaacaacaaaaaaaaaaacgccaagaatgttctatttacataactggcctgtatataaaccacactacagcaacattgttattgtagcggCTAACACAAAAAACTCTTTTtatggcgtagtgacacagcgccttaCGCTGCTACCAAGAGGTAGCGAGCCCACTCCTaaacaatgtgataggacaccagtctgtactgactaggaaacaagaacaagcagaTGAACAACGACTAGACAACCAAAATATTTGtgaagtattagcccacattgcctgttttgtttatacacagctagatggactgtgttgtgatatcatgtgctacgtgctccatgtatcacaatcaatatgctggtgacttactcgatggacagttgtccgtctggtccagctggtctggggcgtcttttccagtttattttgggtaggttggggaaaaaaaaagtttctatccctacgggtttgttagcgctaacagtTTGTTTGTCGTGATGaaatctcttggagcaatgtcctccttgCCACACACTTGAAGCCT contains:
- the snrpb2 gene encoding U2 small nuclear ribonucleoprotein B'': MDIRPNHTIYINNINDKVKKEELKRSLYALFSQFGQIVEIVAMKTMKMRGQAFVVFKELAAATNALRQLQGFPFYNKPMRIQYAKTDSEVITKVKGAHGDRDKKKEKKKKPQEPAANAAKKTALVPAVPMHMPPMQVPDNPPNYILFLSNLPEETNEMMLSMLFNQFPGFREVRLVPGKHDIAFVEFEGDMQAGVAKDALQGFRITATCAMKITFAKK